The following DNA comes from Thermoanaerobaculum aquaticum.
GCTTACGGGGCTTGGGGTGGCGGTGGCACGGCTTTACGGGCCGGGGTGGCTGCAAGCGGGGGCCCTGGTTTACGTGGAGTTTTTCCGGGGTGTGCCGGTGCTCTTGTTGCTTTACCTGCTTTACTTTGGCTTGCCGGCGGCGTGGGCTGCCCTCACCGGCACGCCAGGGCTTTACATTTCACCCTTCTGGACGGCGGTGGTGGGCTTGGGTCTTACCTACGCCGCGTACGAGGCGGAAATTTACCGCGCCGCGCTGCAAGCCATCCCCCCCACCCAGTGGGAGGCGGCGGCAAGCCTCGGTCTTTCGCCAAAACAAACCTTTGTGCACGTGGTGCTGCCCCAGGCCTTGAGGCTGGTGTTGCCCCCTTCCACCTCGGATTTCGTGGCGCTTTTTAAGGACACCAGCCTTGCCGGTACCATTACCGTGGTGGAGCTGGCCAAGCAGTACCAGATCATCTCCACCTCGGGAGCGGATTTTCGGGTCTTGGTGGAGGCCGGTTTGATCACCGCCTGCCTGTACCTCTTCATGTCGGTGCCGGTGGGGCACCTGGCCCGGCGGTGGGAGCGGCGCCTGGCATCGGCGAGGTAGCCATGGTGCGGATCCTCGTGCGGGGCTTGAGCAAGTTTTTTGCTTCCCGTGCCGTTCTGGAGGATGTGTCGCTCAGCGTGGAGCCCGGTGAAACACTGGTGGTGCTGGGTCCCTCGGGAGCGGGCAAGTCCACGTTGTTGCGTTGTGTGGCGGGACTTTCGCCTTTTGACGCCGGCGAGGTGCAGGTGAACTCCTGGGTTTTGCGCCCGGGGGCCCAGGGGCTTTCTGCGGGCGCCGCCCTCCGCCAGCGGGTGGGGTTTATCTTCCAGGATTTCGGCCTTTTCCCGCACAAGCGGGCGTGGGAAAACGTGGCGCTGGCACCGCGTTTGGTGCGCAAGCTGGAGGCCGAAACGGCCCGGGAGCAGGCGCTGGAGCTTTTGGCCAAGGTGGGCCTGGCCGCGCGGGCCGAGGCTTATCCCCACCAGCTTTCCGGTGGGGAAAAGCAGAGGGTGGCCATTGCCCGGGCGCTGGCCATGGCACCGGCGGCGCTTCTGGGCGATGAGATCACCAGCTCTTTGGACCCCGAGCTCAAGTGGGAGGTGGTGGAGACCCTGCTGCGGCTCAAGGGGGAGGGGCTCACCTTGCTTTTGGTAACCCACGAGGTGGGGCTGGCCCGGCAGGTGGCGGACCGGGTGCTGCTGCTGGTAGAAGGGAAGGTGGTGGAGGAGGGTCCCACACAAACGCTTTTGTCCCGGCCCAGGACCCCCCGTGGCCAGCAGTTCCTCTCCCGGTTGTTGGTGTAGCAGCATTTAGCTCCAGAATGGGGCAAACTGCGGTTTCTCTTCTTTCTGCTGCAGTTTGCCTTTGCAAAAAGCACGACCCCAGGCGCAAAAAAGAAAAAAGCGCCGGCGAACCGGCGCCAGAGGCCACGCGGAGCGGAAGTTACTTCTCTTCCACCTTGACCGGAATGGCCTTGGGTTTGGCCTCCTCGCGCTTGGGCAGGGTCAAGTGGAGGACGCCCAGCTTGTAGGAAGCGCTGATCTTGTCGGGGTTGACGTTGGAAGGCAAGGTGAAGGTGCGCTCGAAGGAGCCGTAGGACCGCTCCACCCGGTGGTAGGTTTCGCCCTCCTCCGCCTTCTCGAACTTGCGAGATCCGCGGATGGAGAGCACCCCACCTTCCACCGTCACCTCCACATCCTTGGGATCAACGCCAGGAAGCTCTACGGAAATCTCCAGGGCGTCCTTGCTCTCCTTCACATCCACCGCGGGCAACCAGCTGCCGGTGATGTAGTCCTCCTCCACCCGGCGAGGACGGCCCCAGATCTCGTCAAAGAGCCTGCTCATCCGCTCCTGCATGGCGGCCATTTCTTTGAAGGGATCCCAACGAACCAGGCTGGTCATCGTTCTTCCCTCCTTTCTGGAGATCGTTTCCCGACCTCCGGGCAATAATATAGGACCTTAGTGTAAGGTTGTCAAGTACCGGTGCCAATGCGATACAAAATCTGCTAATCCTACG
Coding sequences within:
- a CDS encoding amino acid ABC transporter ATP-binding protein: MVRILVRGLSKFFASRAVLEDVSLSVEPGETLVVLGPSGAGKSTLLRCVAGLSPFDAGEVQVNSWVLRPGAQGLSAGAALRQRVGFIFQDFGLFPHKRAWENVALAPRLVRKLEAETAREQALELLAKVGLAARAEAYPHQLSGGEKQRVAIARALAMAPAALLGDEITSSLDPELKWEVVETLLRLKGEGLTLLLVTHEVGLARQVADRVLLLVEGKVVEEGPTQTLLSRPRTPRGQQFLSRLLV
- a CDS encoding Hsp20/alpha crystallin family protein, which translates into the protein MTSLVRWDPFKEMAAMQERMSRLFDEIWGRPRRVEEDYITGSWLPAVDVKESKDALEISVELPGVDPKDVEVTVEGGVLSIRGSRKFEKAEEGETYHRVERSYGSFERTFTLPSNVNPDKISASYKLGVLHLTLPKREEAKPKAIPVKVEEK